The sequence below is a genomic window from Henriciella marina DSM 19595.
TGCCTCGCGAACGAGATGATTGAATTTGATGTGCTGGTCGATGCCATTCTCTGCGGCGGTCTCGCGCACATAATTGAGGATGGCCGGCCCGTCGGCGATGGCCTTGCGTTCTTTCCAGGGTTTGAAGTCGTATCCCAGCGTGTGCATGTCGCTGTCGGAGCGGATGCCCGGATACCGGAAAAGATCCCATGTGCCACCAATGGCGCCGCGTCCTTCGAGGATCGCATAGCTTTTGCCGGGACAGCGTTCCTGAAGATAATAGGCGGCCCCGATTCCGGAGAGGCCGGCGCCTACGATAATGACGTCAAATTCAGCTTGTTTCATACCTGCGAGTGAACAGCGAAACCGAACAATTGTCCAGCTTTTGACAATAGGTCTGCGTCAAGGTTCAGCTGGGCTCAGCTATCGCCTGGCCATGTGCCAAGCGCGCGATAAACGGCAATCACGTTGAGGTTCCTGACAAGGTTTGCCCGGATGAGCTGCTGGCGCGCATCGTAATAGAGTTGCTGGGAATCGAGCACGGACAGATAGTCATCAACCCCGACGCGAAACCGTTCCTCTGAAAGGTCGCGCGTTACCGCGGTATCATCGACAAGGCTCACCAGCGCATCAACCCGCTCATCGATCGTCCGGCGCACGGCAAGCGCGTCGGCGGTATCGCGGAAAGCGAATTGAATGGCCTGCTCGTAGCGCGCCACAGCAAGGTCGCGTTGGGCCTGGCTCACCTCGAGATTGGACTGGCGGGCCCCGGCATCGAAGATTGGCAAGGTGATGGACGGCCCGAAGGACCAGCCAAGACTGCCATCGAAAAGATCGGTGAGCTCGCTGCTGGAATAACCAACCTGGCCGGTAAGGGAAATAATCGGGAAGAAGGCGGCCCGCGCAGCCGCGACATTCGCATTTGCCGCCATCAATTGGCGCTCGGCAGATTGAACGTCCGGACGGGTCAGCAGGACGAGTGAGGATTGCCCAATGGGCACTTCTTCAGCGAGCGGCGACGGGGCGAGCTCGGCTGCAGCCAGCGTCCCTTGCGGCAGATCGGTGCCAACCGCGAGGCGGAGGGCATTGAGGTCCTGCTCTACCTGTGCGGAGAATTGCGCCGCTTGGGCCCGGGCTGTCTCGACACTGGCGGACGCACGTCTGACATCGAGCTCGGTTGAGATGCCCGCATTGAAAAGCTCCTGGGTGAGGTTCAGCGATTCCGACTGAACATCGACCGTATCTTCGGCCAGCGCGAGAAGCGCCTTGTCGGCGGCAAGCTGCATCCAGATTTCGCCGACGGTCGCGGCGATGGTGATCTTCGCGGCCCGCTCGCCCTCTGCCGACGCAAGATAGCTTTGAAGCGCCGCTTGGTTGAGCGCGCCAACCCGGCCGAAAAGATCCAGCTCATAGGCCGTGATGCCGATGCTGGCCGACGCGTTGTCGAAATTGCCGCCGTTACCGCCGCCGCTGATCGTATCGCCTTCGGAAAAGCTGCCATTTGCAGAGACTGTCGGGAGACGCTGGGCGCGGCTTATGCCGTACTGTGCGCGGGCCAGCTGAACATTCGCCGCCGCAATCCTGAGATCGCGGTTCTCTGCCAGGGCAAGGCGAACAAGGTCGCGCAGCTCATCGCCGAGAAAGACGTCCTGCCAGTAAATCGGCTCAACGACGTCGCCTTCCTCGTTCACGACCGGCAGCGCGTCAGGAATTGGCGCTTCTGGCTGCTCATAAGGCTCTGTGACGGTTGCACAGGCAGAGATCATCAGGGCGGCGATGGCCCCGGTTGCCAGACGATTCATCGACATCATGCCGTGGCCTCCTTGTTACCGGCTGGGACGAGGCTTTTCTCGCCGGTCAGTTTCCGGATCATCACATAAAAGAGCGGAGCGAACAGCAGGCCAAGGATAACCGACACGATCAGCCCGCCAATAACGGCCGTACCGATAGCCTGACGGCCAGCCGCCCCTGCCCCGGTGCTGAGCGCGAGTGGCAGGACACCAAAGCCGAACGCAAAACTGGTCATCAGGATCGGGCGAAGTCGCATGCGGACCGCCTCCTCGACAGCCTTGAGAAGTTCAACACCCTGTTGCTCCAGGTTTCGCGCAAACTCGACGATAAGAATGGCGTTCTTCGAGGCAAGGCCAACCGTTGTCAGCAGAGCCACCTGGAAGAAGATATCATTGTCGAGACCGCGCATGTGCGCCGCGAGAACCGCGCCGGCCACGCCGAGGGGGGCCGTCAGAAGCACCGCGACAGGGACGGTCCAGCTTTCATAGAGCGCGGCAAGGCAAAGGAACACGAACAGGATCGACATGATGTAGAGAAGCGTTGCCTGATTACCGGCTTCGCGTTCCTGCGCACTGATGCCCGTCCATTCCATGTCGAGACCTTGGGGCAGCTGCTCGACCAGAGCTTCCATCTGATCCATTGCAACACCCGAGCTGACGCCCGGTGCAGGCGCCCCCTGAACGTTCAGCGCTGGAAGGCCATTATAGCGTTGCAGCTGCGGTGACCCGTAAGTCCATCCTGTGCTCACGACTTCCTCCAGCGGCGCCATCTCGCTGGAGCTATTGCGAATATACCAGCCGCCAAGATCATCGGGCTGCATCCGGTTATCGGCCTCACCCTGAACATAGACGCGTTTAATACGGCCCCGGTCCAGGAAGTCGTTCACATAGGTCCCGCCGAACGCCGTCGACAGAAGGTTGGTGATGCTTGAGACGTCTACGCCGAGCGCCTGCGCCTTCTGGTAGTCGATATCGATATTGAATTGCGGGCCGTCGGCCTGACCGTTCGGGCGCACGGATGTCAGCACGTCGCTTTGATTTGCCATGCCGAGAAGCTGGCCCTGCGCCTGCACGAGCTGCTCATGGCCTATCCCGCCAGCATCCTGAAGGTACATGTCGAAGCCGGAAGAGTTACCGAGCTGGCGAATGGGCGGCGGCACAATCGCAAAGATCCGGGCGTCGGTGTTCTGGCTGAACGCCCCGCTTGCGGCGCCGGCGATTTCCATAGCGGACTCTCCAGCATCTTCTCGCTCAGACCAGTCAACGAGTGCGCCAAAGGCGATGCCGTTATTCTGACCCTGACCGGCAAAACTGAAGCCTGCCAGCGTGAAGAGGCCGCGAATGTTCTCGCCCTGCGTGTCGAAATAATAGTCACCGACAGAATCCATGACTTCCGTGGTCCGCTCAAGGCTGGAGCCCGGTGGCAGCTGGACCAGCGTAATGAACTGGCCCTGGTCTTCTTCAGGCAGGAAGGAGGTCGGCAGGCGCACAAACCCGATGGCCATGAAGACCACGATAACAGCAAAGACACCGGCAAAAATCCAGCGGCGCCGCAGGATGCGGTCGACGACCGATCCGTACCCGTCCCGAACCCGGTCAAAGCCATTATTGAACCAGACGGCAGGCTTCTGGAGCATGCCGGGTGCCTTGTCATGGTCAGGCTTTTTCAGGATCGTCGCACAGAGTGCAGGCGACAGGACGAGTGCGATCACTAGCGACAGGGCCATGGCGGACACGATGGTCACCGAAAACTGGCGATAGATCAGACCGGCAGAGCCCGGGAAGAACGCCATCGGAATGAAGACGGCCGAGAGCGTCACCACGATGCCGACAAGTGCGCCGGTAATCTGCTGCATCGACTTTCGTGTCGCCTCGACGGGCCCAAGCCCTTCTTCTTCCATCACCCGTTCGACATTCTCGACCACGACGATGGCGTCATCGACAATCAGGCCGATCGCCAGGACCATAGCGAACATGGTGAGCGTGTTGATCGAGAAGCCGAGAACAAGAAGGCCAACCATCACGCCAAGCAGCACCACGGGCACCGCCACCATGGGAATGAAGGAGGCGCGCAGGCTCTGAAGGAAGACAAAGATTACCAGAAAGACGAGGATAACAGCCTCGATCAGGGTCTTCTGGACTTCTTCGATCGAGGTCTCGATGAAGGGGGTCGTATCAACCGGAAAGGCATACTCCATCCCTTCGGGAAAGCTCTGCGCCATGCGCTCGACTTCGGCCTTCACCGCTTCTGACGTTTCGAGTGCGTTTGCGCCGGTCGCCAGTGAGACGCCGAAGCCTGAGGAGGGTTGCCCGTTATACTTGGAATTAAACGCGTAATTCTCTGCGCCAAGCTCGACGCGTCCAATATCCGAAAGACGGACAGACCCGCCCTCAGGCGTGGTGCGAATGAAGAGCTGCCGAAAGTCTTCCGGCGTCGTCAGAAGCGACTGGAGCGTCACCGTTGCATTGATCTCCTGCCCTTCGACCGAAGGTGCGCCGCCGAGGGCGCCCGCGGAAACCTGCGTGTTCTGGGCGCGAATTGCCGCCACCACGTCGGATGGGACCAGGTCGAACTGGACGAGCTTGTCAGGATTGAGCCAGATCCGCATCGCATATTGCGAGCCGAATTGTTGCACCTGACCCACGCCATCAACACGGCTGATGGAGTCGTACATATTCGAGCGGATATAGTCGCCAAGATCGGTCTGGTCATAGCTCCCGTCCGGCGAATAAAGCGCCGTGATCAGCAGAAAGCCGGAACTTGCCTTGTTGACCGTCACACCCTGGCGCTGAACCGGTTCAGGCAGCAATGGCGTCGCGAGCGACAGCTTGTTCTGCACCTGGACCTGCGCGATGTCAGGATCGGTGCCTGTTTCGAAGGTCAGCGTGATCGAGGCCTGCCCCGATGAGCTTGACGAGGAGGAGATGTAATCCAGCCCGTCGAGGCCCGTCATCTGCTGCTCGATCACCTGCGTCACCGAATCCTCAACCGCCTTGGCAGACGCACCGGGATAGACAGCGTTCACGGAGATGGTTGTCGGGGCGATGTCAGGATATTGCGACACTGGAAGGGCGCGGAGCGACATCGCCCCGGCGATCATGATGACGATCGCGATCACCCAGGCAAAGACCGGGCGGTCGATAAAGAAACTTGCCATTGGTCTGCCTCTTATTCTGGCGTGGATTCGGCGTTCGGATCGCCGTTCACTGACGCCAGCGCGCCGCTCTGTGAGCTGATCACTTCAAGCTGGGTGCCGGGGCGGACATTCTGAAATCCGCTGACGACCACCCTCTCGCCGGGCACCAGACCTTCGGTAACGACCCAGTTCGAGCCGTTGGCTTCCTGGATGGTGAGATCCTTGCGAACCGCCGTCCCGTCATCGCTCACGGTGAAGACATATCCCTGCCCCTGGGGCGTGCGCTGCATCGCGCGTTGGGGGATCAGGTAGACGTCATTATAAGTGCCCGCGGCAAAAGACGCTTTCACGAACATGCCCGGCAGGATGAGATTTCCCGGATTGGGGAACTGCGCCCTGACGATGACCGTGCCGGCCTGCTGGTCGACGCTGACCTCCGAGAATTCCAGCTGGCCTTCGAGCGGATAGTCTTCGCCATTTTCAAATTCCAGCGTCACGGGAACGGCGGCAGAGCGACCTGATGTTGGCCCAAGCGTTTCAATCTTGCCGTCAGCAACATCGCGCTTCCATCGCAGAACCTGCGCGCTGGAGGCTGTCATGTCGACATAGATGGGGTCGAGCTGAAGCACCCGCGCAAGCGGTGTGGCCTGATTGGCCGTCACCAGGGCACCTTCAGTCACCGCAGACCGGCCAATGCGTCCGCCGATGGGGGCGCGAACCTTGGTGCGGGCAAGGTCGATGCGGGTTCTCTGGAGGGCAGCGCGCTGAATGCCGACGTCTGCTTCGGCCTGCTTCTGCGCCGCGACAGCTTCGTCATAGGATTGCTGGCTGACGGCGTTGATGTCTGCGAGGCGTTCAAACCTGAGCGCGGTTTGCGTCGCCGTGGCAGCGGTTGCCTCCGCGCGCTCTAGCGACGCCTGCGCGCTTTGTACGGCGGCCACATATTCGTCAGCGTCGATCTGATAGAGCGCCTGATCTTCGGTGACCAGCTCGCCTTCCGTGAACAGCCGGCTCTCAATGAGGCCTGTCACCTGCGGCCGGATTTCCGCCTCTGCATAAGGCGTGGCACGGCCCGGCAGGATGCGAACGCTGCCGATGGAGGTCGGCTCGACATTGATGACTTCGACACGGGTCGCCATCTGCTGGGCTTGCTGCTGGCCGGCCGCTTCCGTGCCCTCGCCGCTACCGCTGCCGCACGCGGCAACCATGACAAGGGCCGCGCCAAGCAGCGCTGCAGACGATTTGATATGACGGGACATTGTATTCCCCTTCTGGACCGGTCAGCACCTATCGAACGACTCACGACAGCGCTTGATTTTAGAATGAACATTCTATTTGTTGCTGCATTGCACAAAGTCAATGACAGGCAGGTGAATTAATTGAGCGAAAAGCAGAAAGCCCTGACCGGCGCGGAGAAGCGTCGCCTTGCGCGGATTGAGCAAATCCTTGACGCAGCGGCCGAATGCTTTGTCGAGTATGGGTTTCACGGCGCCGGCATGGCCAAGATTGCCGCCAGGTCGCGTATGAGCCCAGGCCACATCTACCACTATTTCGAGAACAAGGAGGCGATCATCTCGGCGATCGTCGACCGGGAATCGGCAAGGGCCGCCGAACGCTTCGCAGAGCTCGATGCAGTAGACAGCGCCGAGCTTGCCGACGTCATGACGGAGCGGGCAGTCGTTTCAGTCGCGGAAAAAACCGATATCCTCCAGTCTGCGCTGAACATGGAGATGCTGGCCGAATGCCAGAGAAACCCCGTCATCGCCGAAATCATCCAGCGACATGACCGATATGTTCGCGAACAGCTAACCCATCTTTTACGCGACAAGATCGGCGTGGATCAGCCCGGCGCACGAACCGATATGATCATGATGCTCTTTTCCGGGCTGGCCAACAGGCTGCTTCGTCATCCAGGTCTCGACCGCGAGAGTATGGCCGAACTCATGCGCGAGACGATGCTGTTCATTCTTTCCCCTGAAAATCGCGCCGCGGCTGAATGAACTTTCCCTCACATCGCACGCTATAAGTGTGACACTGAGCGGCAAGGACAAAATCAATGACAGCATCGCGGGATAACCCCCTCGAAAATGTACTTGAGCGGGCCATCAATGAAATCGACGGTGACAACGTCACCTTCGGAGACATTCTGGACCTTTTTGGCGAACGTTCATTCGGTCCGGTTATCGTGCTGCTCGGCCTGCTTGTGACCGTACCCCCGATTGGCGCGGTCCCCGGTCTGCCGATGATTGTCGGCCTCGTCATCATTCTTTTCACGGTCCAGATTGTCTTCGGCGCAAAGCGCATCTGGGTTCCCGGCTTCATCGAACACCGGTCCATTTCCAAGGAAAAGCTGAAGGCGGCCGACGAGAAAGCAAAACCCTGGCTCAAACGCATAGATGGGCTGGTTTCCGAGCGTATCACCATGCTGACAGGCCGGTGGTCGATCTATGTCTCCGCCATTATCGTCATCTTTCTCGCACTTCTGATGGTCCCGCTGGAACTGGTGCCTTTCGCCGTTGCAGCGCCCGGCTGGGCTGTGACCCTGTTCGGACTGGCCTTCATGGCGCGCGACGGCGTGCTCATGCTGCTCGGTTATCTGATGGCCGCAATAGCGGCAGCCCTGACGGTTGCCCTCGTGCCATGGGGGCAATTTGCAGGCCTGTTCGGCGGATAGGATCAGGCTGCGTCCTGTGGCAGCAAGGATCGCGCCCGGAAGAGATCATCGACAAACCGGGCATACTCCTCTTCAGCGCGCTGGCGGTCTGGAAGGCGCAGCAGATAGGATGGATGCACCGTCGCGATAAGACGCGTCCCATTATCAAGCTCTGTCAGCGCGCCGCGCAGCTCTTTCAAGGCGACGGCCTTCCCGAATACACCGCGCAGGGCGGTCGTCCCCATCGCCACAATGATATCCGGGGCAATGAATTTGCGCTCCAGATCGAGCCAGAAGCGGCACGTATCGATCTCACCCGCATTGGGCTTCTGGTGCATCCGCCGTTTGCCGCGCGGGGTAAATTTGAAGTGCTTGACCGCATTGGTGACATAGGCCTTTCGGCGGTTGATATTCGCTTCGCCAAGGGCTTTATCGAAGAGCTGGCCCGCCGGACCGACAAATGGCTTGCCGGCAATATCCTCGCGGTCGCCCGGCTGCTCGCCTATGATCATCAGGCGCGCGGCTTCCGGCCCTTCACCGAAGATGGTCTGACTAGCGCATTCATGAATGGGGCAGCGATCGCACCGTGAGGCAGACCGCCTGGCATCTTCAAGCGAATTGATCTCGGCCGCCTCATCCTCTGCGAAGAAATTCGACATGCGCGAGGCTCTGATATTGGCGGCGCTGGCGGGCGCTGAGAGAAGCTCGCCTGTGCGCTGGGTAGACTGCTTGATGAGGTCCGGAATAAGCTCCGCCTCTGGCAGGTTCTTCCAGTATTTGGCTGG
It includes:
- a CDS encoding exopolysaccharide biosynthesis protein; the protein is MTASRDNPLENVLERAINEIDGDNVTFGDILDLFGERSFGPVIVLLGLLVTVPPIGAVPGLPMIVGLVIILFTVQIVFGAKRIWVPGFIEHRSISKEKLKAADEKAKPWLKRIDGLVSERITMLTGRWSIYVSAIIVIFLALLMVPLELVPFAVAAPGWAVTLFGLAFMARDGVLMLLGYLMAAIAAALTVALVPWGQFAGLFGG
- a CDS encoding UdgX family uracil-DNA binding protein (This protein belongs to the uracil DNA glycosylase superfamily, members of which act in excision repair of DNA. However, it belongs more specifically to UdgX branch, whose founding member was found to bind uracil in DNA (where it does not belong), without cleaving it, appears to promote DNA repair by a pathway involving RecA, rather than base excision.), which produces MQQVVLSSETDFDGWRDAARRLAGQGVPPAHVHWTCEGGNADLFAAGGEVQPAQLKGDMQIRVPKEFVDMARRVVCHRDPARFAWLYQLLFDLQQNRAALTDPLNDAARWVKGADKQIRRDVHKMHAFVRFRKVGERDGREVFMSWFEPDNRIVGLTGPFFMRRFTGMDWTILTPDACASWDGKTLSFAEGADRSQMPDEDAIEDQWRTYYASIFNPARLKVSAMLSEMPAKYWKNLPEAELIPDLIKQSTQRTGELLSAPASAANIRASRMSNFFAEDEAAEINSLEDARRSASRCDRCPIHECASQTIFGEGPEAARLMIIGEQPGDREDIAGKPFVGPAGQLFDKALGEANINRRKAYVTNAVKHFKFTPRGKRRMHQKPNAGEIDTCRFWLDLERKFIAPDIIVAMGTTALRGVFGKAVALKELRGALTELDNGTRLIATVHPSYLLRLPDRQRAEEEYARFVDDLFRARSLLPQDAA
- a CDS encoding efflux transporter outer membrane subunit — protein: MMSMNRLATGAIAALMISACATVTEPYEQPEAPIPDALPVVNEEGDVVEPIYWQDVFLGDELRDLVRLALAENRDLRIAAANVQLARAQYGISRAQRLPTVSANGSFSEGDTISGGGNGGNFDNASASIGITAYELDLFGRVGALNQAALQSYLASAEGERAAKITIAATVGEIWMQLAADKALLALAEDTVDVQSESLNLTQELFNAGISTELDVRRASASVETARAQAAQFSAQVEQDLNALRLAVGTDLPQGTLAAAELAPSPLAEEVPIGQSSLVLLTRPDVQSAERQLMAANANVAAARAAFFPIISLTGQVGYSSSELTDLFDGSLGWSFGPSITLPIFDAGARQSNLEVSQAQRDLAVARYEQAIQFAFRDTADALAVRRTIDERVDALVSLVDDTAVTRDLSEERFRVGVDDYLSVLDSQQLYYDARQQLIRANLVRNLNVIAVYRALGTWPGDS
- a CDS encoding efflux RND transporter permease subunit; translated protein: MASFFIDRPVFAWVIAIVIMIAGAMSLRALPVSQYPDIAPTTISVNAVYPGASAKAVEDSVTQVIEQQMTGLDGLDYISSSSSSSGQASITLTFETGTDPDIAQVQVQNKLSLATPLLPEPVQRQGVTVNKASSGFLLITALYSPDGSYDQTDLGDYIRSNMYDSISRVDGVGQVQQFGSQYAMRIWLNPDKLVQFDLVPSDVVAAIRAQNTQVSAGALGGAPSVEGQEINATVTLQSLLTTPEDFRQLFIRTTPEGGSVRLSDIGRVELGAENYAFNSKYNGQPSSGFGVSLATGANALETSEAVKAEVERMAQSFPEGMEYAFPVDTTPFIETSIEEVQKTLIEAVILVFLVIFVFLQSLRASFIPMVAVPVVLLGVMVGLLVLGFSINTLTMFAMVLAIGLIVDDAIVVVENVERVMEEEGLGPVEATRKSMQQITGALVGIVVTLSAVFIPMAFFPGSAGLIYRQFSVTIVSAMALSLVIALVLSPALCATILKKPDHDKAPGMLQKPAVWFNNGFDRVRDGYGSVVDRILRRRWIFAGVFAVIVVFMAIGFVRLPTSFLPEEDQGQFITLVQLPPGSSLERTTEVMDSVGDYYFDTQGENIRGLFTLAGFSFAGQGQNNGIAFGALVDWSEREDAGESAMEIAGAASGAFSQNTDARIFAIVPPPIRQLGNSSGFDMYLQDAGGIGHEQLVQAQGQLLGMANQSDVLTSVRPNGQADGPQFNIDIDYQKAQALGVDVSSITNLLSTAFGGTYVNDFLDRGRIKRVYVQGEADNRMQPDDLGGWYIRNSSSEMAPLEEVVSTGWTYGSPQLQRYNGLPALNVQGAPAPGVSSGVAMDQMEALVEQLPQGLDMEWTGISAQEREAGNQATLLYIMSILFVFLCLAALYESWTVPVAVLLTAPLGVAGAVLAAHMRGLDNDIFFQVALLTTVGLASKNAILIVEFARNLEQQGVELLKAVEEAVRMRLRPILMTSFAFGFGVLPLALSTGAGAAGRQAIGTAVIGGLIVSVILGLLFAPLFYVMIRKLTGEKSLVPAGNKEATA
- a CDS encoding efflux RND transporter periplasmic adaptor subunit yields the protein MSRHIKSSAALLGAALVMVAACGSGSGEGTEAAGQQQAQQMATRVEVINVEPTSIGSVRILPGRATPYAEAEIRPQVTGLIESRLFTEGELVTEDQALYQIDADEYVAAVQSAQASLERAEATAATATQTALRFERLADINAVSQQSYDEAVAAQKQAEADVGIQRAALQRTRIDLARTKVRAPIGGRIGRSAVTEGALVTANQATPLARVLQLDPIYVDMTASSAQVLRWKRDVADGKIETLGPTSGRSAAVPVTLEFENGEDYPLEGQLEFSEVSVDQQAGTVIVRAQFPNPGNLILPGMFVKASFAAGTYNDVYLIPQRAMQRTPQGQGYVFTVSDDGTAVRKDLTIQEANGSNWVVTEGLVPGERVVVSGFQNVRPGTQLEVISSQSGALASVNGDPNAESTPE
- a CDS encoding TetR/AcrR family transcriptional regulator — encoded protein: MSEKQKALTGAEKRRLARIEQILDAAAECFVEYGFHGAGMAKIAARSRMSPGHIYHYFENKEAIISAIVDRESARAAERFAELDAVDSAELADVMTERAVVSVAEKTDILQSALNMEMLAECQRNPVIAEIIQRHDRYVREQLTHLLRDKIGVDQPGARTDMIMMLFSGLANRLLRHPGLDRESMAELMRETMLFILSPENRAAAE